A single Panthera tigris isolate Pti1 chromosome A3, P.tigris_Pti1_mat1.1, whole genome shotgun sequence DNA region contains:
- the RTN4 gene encoding reticulon-4 isoform X3, with product MDCQKKNWKDKVVDLLYWRDIKKTGVVFGASLFLLLSLTVFSIVSVTAYIVLALLSVTISFRIYKGVIQAIQKSDEGHPFRAYLESEVAISEELVQKYSNSALGHVNCTIKELRRLFLVDDLVDSLKFAVLMWVFTYVGALFNGLTLLILALISLFSVPVIYERHQAQIDHYLGLANKNVKDAMAKIQAKIPGLKRKAE from the exons ttgttGACCTCCTCTACTGGAGAGACATTAAGAAGACTGGAGTAGTGTTTGGTGCCAGCCTGTTCCTGCTGCTTTCATTGACAGTATTCAGCATTGTGAGTGTAACGGCCTACATTGTCTTGGCCCTGCTCTCTGTGACTATCAGCTTTAGGATATATAAGGGTGTGATCCAAGCTATCCAGAAATCAGATGAAGGCCACCCATTCAG ggCATATTTGGAATCTGAAGTTGCTATATCTGAGGAGTTGGTTCAGAAATACAGTAATTCTGCTCTTGGTCATGTGAACTGCACAATAAAAGAACTGAGACGCCTCTTTTTAGTTGATGATTTAGTTGATTCTCTGAAG tttgcAGTGTTGATGTGGGTATTTACCTATGTTGGTGCCTTGTTCAATGGTCTGACACTACTGATTTTGG CTCTGATTTCACTCTTCAGCGTTCCTGTTATTTATGAACGGCATCAG GCGCAGATAGATCATTATCTAGGACTTGCAAACAAGAATGTTAAAGATGCTATGGCTAA AATCCAAGCGAAAATCCCTGGATTGAAGCGCAAAGCTGAATGA